One window of the Cryptomeria japonica chromosome 7, Sugi_1.0, whole genome shotgun sequence genome contains the following:
- the LOC131035835 gene encoding uncharacterized protein LOC131035835, protein MAETASDLREGLLVKHKEAHNLVNYDRENSRMVIKEKEEPEVLHDGLRFGQFMLAGSVAGMVEHTAMFPVDTLKTRMQMLASSGGSAHSGVGKAFMCIVKSEGALGLYRGIGAMGLGAGPAHAVYFSVYEVCKEKLGGNRHGHHPFAHAMSGVLATIGSDAVFTPMDVVKQRLQLRSSPYRGVVDCIKRIMKEEGFRAFYASYRTTVVMNAPFTAVHFATYEAVKKVLMKFSPENASEEHLLAHVIAGGAAGALASAVTTPLDVVKTRLQCQGVCGAERFTSSSILNAAQKIVTKEGPAALMKGLKPRMLFHAPAAAICWSTYEASKSFLYNINQPT, encoded by the exons ATGGCAGAAACTGCTTCAGATTTACGTGAGGGGCTACTGGTGAAGCACAAAGAAGCGCATAATCTGGTCAATTATGATAGAGAGAATAGCAGGATGGTAATTAAGGAGAAAGAGGAGCCCGAAGTTTTGCATGATGGGCTTAGATTTGGGCAATTCATGTTAGCCGGCTCTGTTGCTGGGATGGTTGAGCATACAGCCATGTTTCCTGTGGACACATTGAAAACTCGCATGCAAATGCTGGCTAGTTCAGGCGGTTCTGCTCATTCAGGTGTGGGTAAAGCCTTTATGTGTATAGTCAAATCCGAGGGGGCCCTTGGGCTGTATAGAGGTATTGGAGCAATGGGTTTAGGAGCTGGACCTGCTCACGCTGTGTATTTTTCTGTATATGAGGTTTGCAAGGAGAAGCTGGGAGGCAACAGGCACGGTCACCACCCTTTTGCACATGCTATGTCTGGAGTACTAGCTACTATTGGAAGTGATGCAGTGTTTACACCTATGGATGTGGTGAAACAGAGGTTGCAATTGAGAAGCAGCCCTTACAGAGGAGTAGTGGATTGCATAAAGAGAATTATGAAGGAAGAGGGTTTTAGAGCTTTTTATGCATCCTACCGGACTACTGTGGTAATGAATGCTCCTTTCACTGCCGTTCATTTTGCAACTTATGAGGCGGTCAAGAAAGTTTTGATGAAATTTTCTCCAGAAAATGCAAGTGAAGAGCACCTGCTCGCTCACGTCATTGCAGGTGGGGCAGCTGGAGCACTAGCAAGCGCTGTGACAACGCCACTTGATGTGGTCAAGACCCGGTTGCAATGCCAG GGGGTTTGTGGTGCAGAGAGATTCACTAGTAGCTCAATACTCAATGCTGCACAGAAAATAGTAACTAAAGAGGGGCCTGCAGCTTTGATGAAAGGATTGAAGCCTAGAATGCTGTTTCATGCACCTGCAGCAGCCATTTGCTGGTCTACATATGAAGCAAGTAAATCCTTCCTGTATAATATAAATCAACCGACTTAA